Proteins found in one Rhodobacteraceae bacterium D3-12 genomic segment:
- a CDS encoding transporter substrate-binding domain-containing protein, with protein MSINSTFLRLPLALVTAGALLAAAPVTAAETYDHSAVAVNQALADRVPDTIRKRGRLVIGSDNAYAPWEYLAGDDGQTPEGIDVDLGKAIAKTLNLEFDSQTAPFAAILPALGAKYDVGISAFSITNERLKAVNFVSYADTQSLWVVRVGNPTGFDPANYCGRTIAIQTGSYHEKQVNADSTACVEAGKDPVNILPFSVQTEAITRVVAGGADATATGGGTAAYSVVQSGGQLENLSPVGPMSKRGLNGIAVPKDDMALTQLIADTLNHLIETGVYADIYKTWGVSNFSVEKALINPEAAH; from the coding sequence ATGTCCATCAACAGCACATTTCTGCGCCTCCCATTGGCTCTCGTCACGGCAGGCGCCCTCTTGGCCGCCGCGCCCGTTACCGCCGCCGAGACTTATGATCACTCAGCCGTCGCCGTGAACCAAGCGCTCGCCGACAGGGTGCCAGACACCATTCGCAAACGCGGTCGCCTCGTCATCGGGTCCGACAACGCCTATGCCCCTTGGGAATACCTCGCGGGCGACGACGGGCAAACGCCCGAAGGCATCGACGTCGACCTCGGCAAGGCAATCGCCAAAACGCTGAACCTCGAATTTGACTCCCAAACAGCCCCCTTCGCGGCGATCCTGCCTGCCCTTGGCGCAAAATACGACGTCGGCATTTCGGCCTTCTCCATCACGAACGAACGCCTGAAAGCCGTCAATTTTGTCAGCTACGCCGACACCCAAAGCCTCTGGGTCGTGCGCGTCGGCAATCCGACCGGCTTTGATCCGGCAAACTACTGTGGCCGCACCATCGCCATCCAAACCGGAAGCTATCACGAAAAGCAGGTAAACGCCGATAGCACCGCCTGCGTCGAAGCCGGCAAAGACCCGGTCAACATCCTGCCCTTCTCGGTCCAGACCGAAGCGATCACCCGTGTCGTTGCCGGTGGCGCGGATGCCACGGCCACAGGTGGCGGGACTGCCGCCTATTCGGTGGTCCAATCGGGTGGGCAATTGGAAAACCTGTCCCCCGTCGGCCCCATGTCCAAACGCGGGCTGAACGGCATCGCCGTGCCCAAGGATGACATGGCGCTTACCCAGCTGATCGCGGACACACTAAACCACCTTATCGAAACAGGCGTCTACGCGGACATCTACAAAACCTGGGGCGTTTCAAACTTTTCGGTTGAAAAGGCACTGATCAACCCAGAGGCAGCACACTGA
- a CDS encoding amino acid ABC transporter permease, with product MADTTAHNVSGGHSPAEDANDWVTRNIVVPRPHPWRWVGVAVLAVIVAQVLHSAAVNPNFRWDIFAQYLFSPTVLAGVFWTLILTVVSMVVAIICAIFLVLMRDSDNPVLQAVAWGWIWFFRGTPLYTQLLFWGLFAVLFPRLSLSIPFGPEIFGVPSTWIVTAGVAAILGLGLNESAYLAEIFRAGFNGIDRGQTEAAQAIGMSRARIWWRILLPQAMRTIIPPTGNETIGMLKGTSLVLAVPFTLDLMFATNAIANRLYLPVPLLMVAAFWYLLVTSVLMIGQYYLERHFGKGHSIAGGRHV from the coding sequence ATGGCCGACACGACCGCTCACAACGTCTCCGGCGGGCATAGCCCCGCCGAGGACGCCAACGACTGGGTCACGCGTAACATCGTCGTGCCCCGGCCACATCCATGGCGGTGGGTCGGCGTGGCGGTGCTCGCCGTCATCGTGGCACAGGTCCTGCATAGCGCCGCCGTCAACCCGAACTTCCGCTGGGACATCTTCGCGCAATACCTGTTTTCGCCCACTGTCCTTGCCGGGGTTTTCTGGACTCTGATCCTCACAGTCGTTTCCATGGTCGTGGCGATCATCTGCGCAATTTTCCTTGTCCTTATGCGCGATAGCGACAACCCGGTCCTACAGGCTGTCGCATGGGGCTGGATCTGGTTCTTTCGCGGCACACCCCTTTATACCCAACTGCTGTTTTGGGGCCTGTTCGCCGTCCTCTTCCCGCGCCTGTCACTATCCATTCCTTTCGGCCCTGAAATATTTGGCGTCCCGTCAACATGGATCGTCACCGCCGGCGTCGCTGCAATCCTTGGCCTCGGGCTTAACGAAAGCGCCTATCTCGCCGAGATCTTTCGTGCAGGGTTCAACGGGATCGACCGCGGCCAAACCGAAGCTGCACAAGCCATCGGCATGTCGCGAGCCCGGATCTGGTGGCGCATCCTGCTGCCACAGGCGATGCGTACAATCATCCCGCCAACCGGAAACGAAACCATCGGTATGCTCAAAGGCACGTCACTGGTGCTCGCGGTGCCGTTTACGCTCGATCTGATGTTTGCCACGAACGCCATCGCCAACCGGCTCTACCTGCCGGTGCCGCTGCTGATGGTGGCCGCCTTTTGGTATCTCCTTGTCACATCGGTTCTGATGATCGGCCAATATTATCTCGAACGCCACTTTGGCAAAGGCCACAGCATCGCCGGAGGTCGCCATGTCTGA
- a CDS encoding M20/M25/M40 family metallo-hydrolase: MTSLQKMLQEVDQGLPRATDKLLDLISIPSVSAEPKGSKGIARAAEWLRRELSELGLETTIAETTGHPIVLGTTLASNDRPKLLFYGHYDVQPAEPLDQWTHPPFAPRVVEEDGLHRIYGRGASDSKGQLWSVIEALRAWKNVHQSLPPGIVVLLEGEEEAGSPGLQGFIAANRALLRCDVAFISDSDMWSRDQPAITTRLKGLVHEKVTIHAPNDDLHSGHFGAVAANPIRSLAAILAELHDASGRVAIDGFYDDVADLPPHIRSQWQALDNAPELDGSINLQGGLPEQGFSHLEAIWGRPTADINGISGGNQGPGERSVLPGEAHARLTFRLVANQNPDQVRAAFQRFVRDRLPQGCTASFEGDFGTPAVALSQDNPFLAATARALEAEFSQPAILKGTGGSIPLVEQLSTGLGVECVVTGFILGDDAIHAPNERYDTERLHKGIRSWVRVLAECANIP, from the coding sequence ATGACATCTCTGCAAAAGATGCTGCAAGAGGTCGACCAAGGCTTGCCCCGCGCAACCGACAAGCTGCTCGATCTCATCTCGATCCCCTCTGTCTCTGCCGAGCCAAAAGGCAGCAAAGGCATCGCGCGCGCCGCTGAATGGCTGCGCCGGGAATTGTCCGAACTGGGGCTGGAAACAACCATCGCCGAAACCACCGGCCACCCCATAGTGCTGGGCACGACCTTGGCCTCCAATGACCGGCCCAAACTCCTGTTTTACGGCCACTACGACGTGCAGCCCGCCGAACCGCTCGACCAATGGACCCACCCGCCCTTCGCACCACGGGTTGTCGAAGAAGACGGGCTCCACCGCATCTATGGCCGCGGCGCCTCGGACAGCAAAGGACAGCTTTGGTCAGTTATCGAAGCCCTGCGCGCATGGAAAAACGTGCATCAAAGCCTCCCGCCCGGCATTGTCGTCCTGCTCGAAGGCGAAGAGGAAGCCGGCTCTCCCGGCTTACAAGGGTTCATCGCGGCAAACCGCGCGCTTCTGCGCTGTGATGTCGCCTTCATCAGCGACAGCGATATGTGGTCCCGCGATCAACCCGCGATCACCACCCGGCTCAAGGGGCTGGTGCATGAAAAAGTCACGATCCACGCGCCCAACGACGATCTGCATTCGGGCCACTTCGGCGCGGTCGCCGCAAACCCGATCCGCAGTCTTGCGGCCATATTGGCAGAGCTGCATGATGCCTCCGGGCGCGTGGCCATAGATGGGTTCTATGACGACGTCGCCGATCTGCCCCCGCATATCCGCTCCCAATGGCAGGCCTTGGACAATGCCCCGGAACTCGACGGCTCGATCAACCTCCAAGGCGGGCTGCCCGAACAAGGGTTCTCGCACCTCGAAGCCATTTGGGGCCGCCCCACCGCTGATATCAACGGCATCAGCGGCGGCAACCAAGGTCCGGGCGAGCGCTCTGTGCTTCCGGGCGAGGCGCATGCGCGGCTCACCTTCCGGCTGGTGGCAAATCAAAACCCCGATCAAGTACGCGCAGCGTTTCAACGCTTCGTGCGCGACCGCCTCCCCCAAGGGTGCACGGCAAGTTTCGAGGGGGATTTTGGCACCCCCGCCGTCGCCCTCTCACAGGACAATCCATTCCTTGCCGCCACCGCCCGCGCGCTTGAGGCCGAATTTTCCCAGCCCGCCATCCTCAAAGGAACCGGCGGTTCGATCCCACTGGTGGAGCAACTCAGCACCGGGCTGGGGGTGGAATGCGTCGTCACCGGCTTTATCCTCGGCGATGATGCAATCCACGCCCCGAACGAGCGTTACGACACCGAACGCTTGCACAAAGGCATCCGAAGCTGGGTGCGCGTGCTCGCGGAATGCGCAAACATCCCCTAG
- a CDS encoding metallophosphoesterase — protein MTRIVHLTDLHVSHPDAGDIGLKTDTTGTLRRAVAAINAMEPSPDLVVASGDLTNTGAPSSYELVKELLAELKPPVAMALGNHDKRAAFAEVFATGTGDAPYQYEMVVAGLHVITLDTLVPGHVAGRLDPDQIAFLDEALDREPDLPKLIVAHHPPRMDERTLPWASLDADSSARFGQTIAGRGVVGVLSGHVHLDQMHHWMGVPVITCMGLNSTVDILEQRDMRIVEGTSMGLCIVRPSGLSVAFAPLSPERRELGVLEEARLRAFK, from the coding sequence ATGACCCGCATTGTGCATCTCACCGACCTCCATGTGTCCCACCCTGATGCAGGCGACATCGGGTTGAAGACCGATACCACCGGCACGCTTCGCCGCGCCGTGGCCGCGATCAACGCGATGGAGCCGAGCCCAGATCTGGTTGTCGCCAGCGGTGATCTCACCAACACCGGCGCGCCGTCGTCCTATGAATTGGTCAAAGAGCTGCTCGCCGAGCTGAAACCGCCCGTCGCCATGGCGCTCGGCAACCATGACAAACGCGCGGCCTTTGCCGAGGTGTTTGCAACCGGCACCGGCGACGCGCCCTATCAATACGAAATGGTGGTCGCCGGCCTCCACGTCATCACCCTCGATACGCTGGTGCCCGGACATGTCGCCGGACGGCTCGACCCGGACCAGATCGCCTTTCTCGACGAGGCGCTCGATAGGGAACCCGATCTGCCCAAGCTGATCGTCGCACACCACCCACCGCGCATGGACGAGCGCACCCTGCCATGGGCCAGCCTCGATGCCGACAGCAGCGCGCGTTTTGGCCAAACCATCGCCGGTCGCGGCGTTGTCGGCGTGCTTTCCGGTCACGTTCACCTCGATCAGATGCATCACTGGATGGGCGTGCCGGTCATCACCTGCATGGGCCTCAACTCCACCGTCGACATCCTCGAACAACGCGATATGCGTATCGTCGAAGGCACCAGCATGGGCCTGTGTATTGTGCGTCCTTCCGGCCTTTCAGTGGCATTCGCACCGCTCTCGCCTGAACGGCGCGAACTTGGCGTGCTCGAAGAAGCCCGCTTGCGCGCTTTCAAGTAG
- a CDS encoding glycine zipper family protein, translating to MKYMMTLPAVAMIAACADWGANYQPILDGTPSRAYHTDLSECRSLARDQKQLRKHTIETTVLGAGAGAALGELDDDGDALGGAVAGALAGGAAGAVKAREQRKTIVLNCLRGRGHRVAA from the coding sequence ATGAAATATATGATGACACTTCCCGCTGTGGCGATGATCGCGGCCTGTGCCGATTGGGGCGCAAATTATCAGCCGATTTTGGACGGCACACCAAGCCGCGCCTATCACACCGATTTATCGGAGTGTCGGTCGCTGGCGCGCGACCAGAAGCAATTGCGCAAGCATACCATTGAGACGACCGTGTTGGGCGCGGGTGCCGGCGCGGCGTTAGGAGAGCTGGATGACGATGGTGATGCTTTGGGCGGTGCTGTTGCCGGGGCGCTTGCAGGCGGTGCGGCGGGTGCTGTGAAGGCGCGTGAACAGCGCAAAACCATCGTGTTGAATTGCCTGCGTGGTCGCGGCCACCGGGTTGCAGCTTAG
- a CDS encoding SDR family oxidoreductase, translating into MKRVLIAGATGYLGRYLCAEYQARGWHVTALVRKASSGVALAADRIVQAEATWPETLVGTMAGIDLVVSALGITRQADGVGYWDVDYQANVNLLEEALRSDVARFAFVHVLHADRMDHVPLVAAKAAFVRKLQTAPLQSTVIAPTGYYSDMADFFNGAKAGRVWLFGTGQLRINPIHGADLATAMFEAIDAGASWADIGGPETFTQDELATLCFEVLGKKVRISHLPDFLRRAVLVVLPRLAPRRIAGPVQFFLTAGAMNMTAPPKGTRKLADHFREVMREAAD; encoded by the coding sequence ATGAAACGAGTTTTGATTGCAGGTGCGACGGGATATTTGGGCCGCTATCTTTGTGCCGAGTATCAGGCGCGGGGCTGGCATGTGACGGCGTTGGTGCGCAAGGCGAGCAGCGGTGTCGCGCTTGCGGCTGATCGGATTGTTCAGGCGGAAGCCACATGGCCGGAAACCCTTGTCGGAACGATGGCGGGGATTGACCTTGTTGTTTCGGCATTGGGGATCACGCGGCAGGCGGATGGTGTCGGCTATTGGGATGTGGATTATCAGGCCAATGTGAACCTGCTGGAGGAGGCGCTTAGAAGCGATGTTGCGCGGTTTGCTTTTGTGCATGTGTTGCACGCGGACCGGATGGATCATGTTCCGCTGGTTGCGGCCAAGGCGGCCTTTGTGCGCAAGCTGCAAACGGCGCCGCTGCAATCAACGGTGATCGCGCCGACGGGATATTATTCGGACATGGCCGACTTTTTCAACGGGGCCAAGGCGGGGCGGGTTTGGCTGTTTGGGACGGGGCAGTTGAGGATCAACCCGATCCATGGTGCGGACCTTGCCACGGCGATGTTCGAGGCGATCGACGCGGGTGCGTCCTGGGCAGACATCGGCGGGCCGGAGACGTTCACCCAAGATGAGCTTGCCACGTTGTGCTTTGAGGTCTTGGGTAAAAAGGTGCGGATCTCGCATTTGCCCGATTTTCTGCGGCGGGCGGTGTTGGTCGTGTTGCCGCGCCTTGCGCCGCGCAGGATCGCGGGGCCGGTGCAGTTTTTCCTGACTGCGGGGGCGATGAATATGACCGCGCCGCCGAAGGGGACGCGCAAGTTGGCGGATCATTTCAGAGAGGTAATGCGAGAGGCCGCTGATTGA
- a CDS encoding ATP-binding cassette domain-containing protein: protein MTLLSVAQATRRYRLPRNALLKPAPVLTAVDKASFTLERGQTLGIVGESGSGKSTLARMVMAFEKPDEGRVLFNGQNLATLPAPDLRALRPQFQLVFQDPFGSLNPRRTVGWSIAEPLRAMGETDNGRVAQALDQVGLRAADADKYPHEFSGGQRQRVAIARAIVTRPALLVADEAVSALDMSVQAQILNLLMDLQDELGLAILFISHDLSVVGSICDSILVMEHGKSVEYGASGDIMQSPKQPYTRSLLKAAGLI, encoded by the coding sequence ATGACCCTCCTGTCGGTCGCACAGGCCACCCGGCGCTACCGTCTGCCGCGCAACGCGCTTTTGAAACCGGCGCCGGTGCTCACCGCTGTCGACAAGGCCAGTTTCACGCTTGAACGCGGCCAGACGCTCGGCATCGTCGGCGAATCCGGCTCCGGAAAATCGACCCTCGCCCGCATGGTTATGGCGTTTGAAAAACCGGACGAGGGGCGCGTGTTGTTTAACGGCCAAAACCTCGCCACCCTGCCCGCCCCTGACCTACGTGCCCTGCGCCCACAGTTTCAGCTGGTGTTTCAGGATCCATTCGGAAGCCTCAACCCGCGCCGCACCGTCGGCTGGTCCATCGCCGAACCGCTTCGTGCCATGGGCGAAACCGATAACGGCCGCGTCGCTCAGGCCCTTGATCAAGTCGGCCTGCGCGCCGCCGACGCCGACAAATACCCGCATGAGTTTTCCGGCGGTCAACGCCAACGCGTGGCCATCGCCCGCGCCATCGTCACCCGCCCCGCACTGCTTGTTGCCGACGAAGCCGTCTCGGCGCTCGACATGTCGGTTCAGGCGCAGATTCTCAACCTGCTCATGGACTTGCAAGACGAACTGGGCCTTGCAATTCTGTTCATTAGCCACGATCTTTCGGTCGTAGGCAGCATCTGCGACAGCATCCTCGTCATGGAACACGGCAAATCCGTCGAATACGGCGCGTCCGGTGACATTATGCAATCGCCCAAGCAGCCCTACACACGTTCACTATTGAAAGCCGCCGGACTGATATGA
- a CDS encoding PLP-dependent transferase produces the protein MGVGIHRGSTIVFKNAAAYAARGDRGDDGYSYGLYGTPTTRTLETKITDLENGVRSFLAPSGQAANALAMLPFLSSGDHILLADTVYPPMRDLACNDLSRMGVAVDFFDPTDLNSLADMMRPETRIVWCESPGSTTMEIMDLPAAADIAHAGGALLGVDNTWATPLNLKPLNLGADLVTEALTKYISGHSDVLMGSISVRDPRHIAPIKGYIGRMGIGASPDDAALVLRGFETFALRLRHSASVATRFAQQLTNHPLIKEVLFPALPSFAGHAIFNRDFTGSSGVFSLTFSDHIAPHVAPALDALDLFSIGASWGGTRSLVAPMPVRTSRSATRWPHADIALRVSIGLEDEAELWTDFERFLNALQNAAG, from the coding sequence TTGGGCGTTGGCATCCATCGCGGCTCAACCATTGTTTTTAAAAACGCCGCCGCCTATGCGGCACGGGGCGATCGCGGCGACGACGGGTATTCCTACGGGCTCTATGGCACGCCGACCACCCGCACGCTTGAGACCAAGATAACCGATCTTGAAAACGGTGTGCGCAGTTTCCTTGCGCCGTCGGGACAGGCGGCCAATGCGCTGGCCATGCTGCCCTTCCTGTCTTCTGGCGATCATATTCTGCTGGCCGATACGGTCTATCCACCGATGCGTGATTTGGCCTGCAACGACCTCTCGCGCATGGGGGTCGCGGTCGATTTCTTTGACCCGACCGACCTGAACAGCCTCGCTGATATGATGCGCCCTGAAACCCGGATCGTTTGGTGCGAAAGCCCCGGGTCCACCACGATGGAGATCATGGATCTGCCCGCCGCTGCCGATATCGCCCATGCGGGCGGGGCGCTGCTCGGGGTGGACAACACATGGGCCACGCCGCTCAACCTCAAACCGCTCAACCTTGGCGCCGACTTGGTGACAGAGGCGCTGACCAAATACATTTCGGGTCACTCGGATGTGCTGATGGGGTCGATCTCCGTGCGCGATCCGCGCCATATCGCGCCTATCAAAGGCTACATTGGGCGTATGGGCATCGGTGCCTCGCCCGACGATGCCGCGCTGGTGCTACGGGGCTTTGAAACCTTCGCCCTGCGCCTGCGCCATAGCGCTTCGGTCGCAACCCGCTTTGCCCAACAGCTCACGAACCACCCCCTCATCAAAGAGGTGCTCTTTCCCGCCCTCCCCTCCTTTGCAGGCCACGCGATTTTCAACCGCGACTTCACCGGCAGCAGCGGGGTGTTCTCCCTGACCTTTTCGGACCACATCGCACCACATGTGGCACCGGCACTCGATGCGCTCGATCTCTTTTCTATCGGCGCATCATGGGGCGGCACCCGCAGCCTCGTCGCGCCAATGCCGGTTCGAACCAGCCGAAGCGCAACCCGCTGGCCCCATGCCGACATCGCCCTGCGTGTCTCCATCGGCCTCGAAGACGAAGCCGAGCTTTGGACAGACTTCGAACGCTTCCTCAACGCCCTTCAAAACGCCGCCGGATAA
- a CDS encoding LysR substrate-binding domain-containing protein, with amino-acid sequence MNLRQIEVFRAVILHGTTARAAEVLSVSQPAVSKMIQALEHSIGFPVFHRIKGRLQPTAEGQIFFREVEQTFSGLTHLKSAAARIRDYGSGELRVASLSALSTNLIPRALGQFVQRHPGVAVTFQARMSSVVRDLVADGRFDVGIVADEIDTTGIEIRPFRRFRVALAVPEGHPLEARDVIRPADLAGERFISLAPEDTTRQEAEAIFARENVKVRSILETPFSTTVCAMVAAGLGVGLVNPLTAEPFEGHGLALRPFEPPLHFRTLLILPPHRPPSRIVEDFIDGLEGVAGAKEEDA; translated from the coding sequence ATGAATTTACGCCAAATCGAAGTGTTTCGGGCTGTGATCCTTCATGGCACCACGGCGCGTGCGGCTGAGGTTTTGTCGGTGTCGCAGCCGGCGGTCAGCAAGATGATACAGGCGCTGGAACACTCCATCGGCTTTCCGGTGTTCCATCGGATCAAGGGGCGGTTGCAGCCCACGGCGGAGGGGCAGATTTTCTTTCGCGAGGTCGAACAAACCTTTAGCGGGCTGACCCATCTCAAGAGTGCAGCGGCGCGTATCCGTGATTATGGTTCTGGCGAGTTGCGCGTGGCCTCGCTTTCGGCTTTGTCGACCAATCTGATCCCGCGGGCATTGGGACAATTTGTTCAACGTCACCCCGGCGTGGCGGTCACGTTTCAGGCACGCATGTCGTCGGTTGTGCGCGATCTGGTGGCGGACGGGCGGTTTGATGTCGGGATTGTCGCCGATGAGATCGACACAACCGGCATAGAGATACGCCCGTTCAGACGCTTTCGCGTGGCTCTCGCGGTGCCAGAGGGCCATCCGTTGGAAGCGCGCGATGTCATTCGTCCTGCGGACCTTGCCGGGGAAAGGTTCATCTCGCTTGCGCCCGAAGACACGACCCGACAGGAGGCCGAGGCGATTTTCGCGCGTGAAAATGTCAAGGTGCGCAGCATTCTGGAGACGCCGTTTTCCACCACTGTCTGTGCCATGGTGGCAGCCGGGCTTGGGGTCGGGCTGGTCAATCCGTTGACGGCGGAGCCATTCGAGGGGCATGGGCTGGCGCTGCGGCCATTCGAGCCGCCGCTGCATTTCCGCACGCTTTTGATCCTGCCGCCGCATCGTCCGCCGTCGCGCATCGTTGAAGATTTTATCGACGGATTGGAAGGTGTTGCCGGGGCGAAGGAAGAGGATGCGTGA
- a CDS encoding amino acid ABC transporter ATP-binding protein produces the protein MSEALTAPVTALPTVEIQGLHKFFGSVHALRGIDLSIRKGEVCVAIGPSGSGKSTLLRCINQIETLSAGRIMLNGELQGYQERNGRFHVLPNSQVDAQRRRTGMVFQRFNLFPHKTALQNVTEGPIQVRRIPRAKARERGMQLLDRVGLAHLAERYPNQLSGGQQQRVAIARALAMDPEVMLFDEPTSALDPELVGEVLDVIKDLAQSGMTMMLVTHEIGFAREVADHLVFMDHGTVVEKGTPRDLLETPKNPRTQAFLSKVL, from the coding sequence ATGTCTGAAGCGCTCACAGCACCCGTCACCGCCCTTCCCACCGTAGAAATCCAAGGCCTCCACAAGTTCTTCGGCTCGGTCCACGCCCTGCGCGGCATCGACCTCTCGATCCGCAAGGGCGAGGTCTGCGTAGCAATCGGCCCGTCCGGCTCTGGCAAGTCAACGCTCCTGCGCTGCATAAACCAGATCGAGACGCTCTCGGCCGGGCGCATCATGCTCAACGGCGAATTGCAAGGCTACCAAGAGCGCAACGGGCGCTTCCATGTGCTGCCCAACAGCCAAGTCGACGCCCAGCGTCGCCGCACCGGCATGGTGTTCCAACGGTTCAACCTATTTCCGCACAAAACCGCCCTGCAAAACGTCACCGAAGGCCCAATCCAAGTGCGCCGCATCCCCCGCGCCAAAGCCCGCGAACGCGGCATGCAACTGCTTGACCGCGTCGGCCTCGCGCATCTGGCAGAGCGCTATCCAAACCAGCTCTCCGGGGGGCAACAGCAACGCGTCGCCATCGCCCGCGCCCTGGCTATGGACCCCGAAGTGATGCTGTTCGACGAACCCACGTCGGCGCTTGATCCCGAACTGGTCGGAGAGGTCTTGGACGTGATCAAAGACCTCGCTCAAAGCGGCATGACCATGATGCTCGTCACCCATGAAATCGGCTTTGCCCGCGAGGTCGCAGATCACCTCGTTTTCATGGATCACGGCACGGTGGTCGAAAAAGGCACCCCGCGCGACCTGCTCGAAACCCCCAAAAACCCGCGCACCCAAGCCTTCCTGTCAAAGGTGCTCTAG
- a CDS encoding tyrosine-protein phosphatase, whose product MKDLPQRRIDLPGVQNIRDLGGYTTRDGMTTRWRRVLRGDGLHRLTSDGFATLTDEGLTSVIDLRSAGELTDEPNPFVDHARINFFHKPVYDDLAPALMATKEAGEDDPLIQFYLTALIDRGEAMRDILATIASAPSGTILFHCTAGKDRTGLVAALLLEIAGVDRETILSDYALTGDFISDLVKELLARTRANGGDAETHARFLACAPLTMATTLDQVTHRHGSMSNYLKDIGLAAGDISALRDRLLSD is encoded by the coding sequence ATGAAGGACCTTCCCCAACGCCGTATCGACCTCCCCGGAGTCCAGAACATCCGCGATCTGGGCGGCTATACGACCCGCGACGGCATGACCACCCGCTGGCGCCGCGTCTTGCGCGGCGACGGGCTGCATCGGTTGACGTCAGACGGCTTTGCCACCCTCACCGACGAGGGGCTGACCTCGGTGATCGACCTGCGCTCCGCAGGCGAACTCACGGATGAGCCGAACCCCTTTGTGGACCACGCCCGCATCAACTTCTTTCACAAGCCGGTTTATGATGATCTCGCCCCCGCGCTTATGGCGACAAAAGAAGCTGGCGAAGACGACCCTCTGATCCAATTCTATCTCACCGCGCTGATTGATCGCGGCGAGGCCATGCGTGACATCCTCGCAACCATTGCCAGCGCACCGAGCGGCACCATCCTGTTTCATTGCACCGCCGGCAAGGACCGCACCGGACTGGTCGCTGCCTTGCTGCTGGAAATCGCCGGTGTCGACCGCGAGACTATCCTGTCGGATTATGCGCTGACCGGCGACTTCATTTCCGACCTTGTGAAAGAGCTTCTCGCCCGCACCCGCGCCAACGGCGGCGATGCCGAAACCCACGCAAGGTTCTTGGCCTGCGCGCCGCTGACAATGGCCACAACCCTTGATCAGGTCACACATCGTCATGGCTCGATGTCGAATTATCTCAAGGACATCGGACTGGCCGCTGGCGACATCTCCGCGCTGCGCGACCGTCTTCTCAGCGATTGA